The proteins below come from a single Rosa rugosa chromosome 2, drRosRugo1.1, whole genome shotgun sequence genomic window:
- the LOC133734757 gene encoding uncharacterized protein LOC133734757 codes for MHTRNNPKRELVPLNTELEKLGRENRRLKREEQAAQEEAKPIIPCFIFQMSDDEDNRQPLPPPPPRRTIRELSTSLIAGGIPSCIRYPQPAKGKTGNFELRTGFLHKLPTFHGLPNEDPNLHLQEFQFICSSMTPENADENIMKMKAFPFSLADKAKTWLYRLPNGYITSWDIMHKTFLEKYFPTSKIIALRKQITGIQQGMDESYSEYFERFQTLLTQCPQHGLSEDSLLTAFYDGLIPIERDILDAVAGGSFMDKYNEDGMKLIADCALNAQEFNNTSRRVLGNKKQGAMACGVCSMEGHHTDRCPQLYEEEEVQVVGNFQQGGQHVKNDPYAYYPGSRNHPNFWWSNNDNVLGPFQASQSNNHPPPGFTQRPQGGFTHSSAPHQASSSSLTPILDKYDKMFEALTSSTQQLIQSQQNQGKEISDLKKQVGECVNKLNQLHDQGKLPSNTIPNPRGGFESAKVVTTRSGRVLNDVPKAQKKDKSVSDPSRIETELAIPDPATMRIEDLLQSPTKPETKGKIPNSSIPVPTNPLSSCLPFPSIFAHSKEEEDKGDVLDILRKVQVNIPLLDIIKQVTKYAKFLKDLCTKKRKFKGNEVVALSEEVSSILQQKLPPKLRDPGQFTIPCTIGVKRFDKALLDLGASINLMPFSVFSALNLGELKRTSVVIELADHSSIHPLGVIEDVLVRVDGLVLPANFFVIDMEETSSPTSLPLILGHPFMATAHTNINVYKGTLTMEVLGERVTFQVFEHNDITKGMVGREDKELREEVRFLRGWKGHKVKEEHSLKNLINKENKGNFNSDIHLPLTNCKSVLVDRAHLGNPTSQEVCAIIDDPPDSTKHSYTKAMARLFDKASRGAFG; via the exons ATGCATACAAGGAACAACCCAAAAAGGGAGTTAGTGCCTTTGAATACTGAGTTAGAGAAGCTAGGACGAGAAAACAGAAGGTTGAAAAGAGAAGAACAAGCTGCTCAAGAAGAGGCCAAACCCATCATCCCCTGTTTCATTTTTCAAATGTCGGACGACGAAGACAATCGGCAGCCGctgccaccaccaccaccaaggaGGACCATTAGGGAGCTCTCAACGTCCCTCATAGCTGGAGGTATTCCATCATGCATTCGTTACCCTCAACCGGCTAAAGGAAAGACAGGGAATTTCGAGCTTAGGACTGGTTTTCTCCACAAGCTGCCCACTTTTCACGGGTTACCTAATGAAGATCCTAATTTGCATCTCCAAGAATTCCAATTTATTTGCTCAAGCATGACACCGGAGAATGCAGATGAGAATATCATGAAGATGAAGGCTTTCCCGTTTTCTCTCGCAGACAAGGCCAAGACATGGTTGTATAGGCTTCCAAATGGCTATATAACCTCGTGGGATATCATGCACAAGACATTCTTGGAGAAGTATTTCCCCACTTCAAAAATTATTGCATTGAGGAAGCAAATTACCGGAATTCAGCAAGGAATGGATGAGTCTTATTCCGAATACTTTGAGAGGTTTCAAACCTTGCTTACGCAATGTCCTCAGCATGGTTTAAGTGAGGATAGTTTGTTGACGGCATTCTATGATGGCCTCATACCCATAGAGAGAGATATCTTGGATGCAGTAGCTGGAGGATCATTTATGGACAAGTACAATGAGGATGGAATGAAGCTCATAGCAGATTGTGCATTGAATGCACAAGAATTCAATAATACCTCAAGACGT GTCTTGGGTAACAAGAAGCAAGGAGCTATGGCTTGTGGTGTGTGCTCAATGGAAGGCCACCATACTGATCGTTGCCCTCAATTATATGAGGAAGAAGAGGTACAAGTTGTGGGAAATTTTCAGCAAGGAGGACAACATGTAAAGAATGATCCATATGCATATTATCCTGGCTCAAGAAATCACCCAAATTTTTGGTGGAGTAACAATGATAATGTCTTGGGCCCTTTTCAAGCATCTCAAAGCAACAACCATCCACCTCCAGGGTTCactcaacgtcctcaagggggATTTacacatagctctgcgccacaTCAAGCTTCTAGTTCTTCATTGACTCCAATCTTGGATAAGTATGACAAGATGTTCGAAGCTTTGACATCCTCTACTCAACAACTCATTCAATCACAGCAAAATCAAGGGAAGGAAATTTCAGACCTTAAGaaacaagtgggagaatgtGTCAACAAGTTGAATCAGTTGCATGATCAAGGAAAACTTCCAAGCAACACGATACCAAATCCAAGAGGAGGGTTTGAGTCCGCCAAAGTAGTAACAACACGAAGTGGAAGAGTACTCAATGACGTCCCTAAGGCACAGAAGAAGGACAAAAGTGTTTCTGACCCTTCTAGGATTGAAACTGAACTTGCAATCCCAGACCCAGCGACTATGAGGATTGAAGACTTATTGCAATCCCCAACAAAACCAGAAACGAAAGGTAAAATTCCTAACTCTTCAATTCCGGTTCCTACTAATCCTCTTTCTTCTTGTCTACCTTTTCCAAGTATATTTGCTCAttcaaaggaagaagaagacaaggggGATGTTTTGGATATTCTCCGGAAAGTTCAAGTCAACATTCCTCTCTTGGATATCATAAAACAAGTGACAAAGTACGCCAAATTCTTGAAGGACTTATGCACCAAGAAGAGGAAGTTCAAGGGGAATGAAGTAGTAGCTCTTAGTGAGGAGGtgtcaagtattcttcaacaaAAGCTTCCGCCTAAGCTCAGGGACCCCGGACAATTCACCATTCCATGCACAATTGGTGTAAAGAGGTTTGATAAAGCTTTACTAGATTTAGGAGCTTCTATAAATTTAATGCCCTTCTCTGTGTTTTCAGCTCTTAATTTAGGTGAACTAAAGAGGACCTCTGTGGTGATTGAGCTTGCGGATCACTCATCTATTCATCCTTTAGGAGTAATTGAAGATGTTTTAGTAAGGGTGGATGGATTGGTCTTGCCTGCTAACTTCTTTGTGATTGACATGGAGGAGACGTCAAGTCCCACATCATTGCCTTTAATTTTAGGGCATCCCTTCATGGCAACTGCTCACACGAACATCAATGTCTACAAGGGAACGTTGACTATGGAAGTCCTTGGAGAAAGGGTAACGTTTCAAGTCTTCGAGCATAATGACATCACGAAAGGAATGGTGGGGCGTGAGGACAAGGAATTAAGAGAAGAGGTCCGATTTCTGAGGGGTTGGAAGGGACATAAAGTGAAGGAAGAACACTCTCTGAAGAACTTGAtcaataaagaaaacaaaggtaATTTTAATTCTGATATTCATTTACCTTTAACTAATTGTAAGAGTGTTCTTGTTGATAGGGCTCACTTAGGAAATCCAACGTCACAAGAGGTATGTGCAATAATAGATGACCCACCAGATTCAACCAAGCACTCATACACAAAGGCAATGGCAAGGTTGTTTGATAAGGCTTCACGTGGAGCCTTTGGATGA